Genomic DNA from Limanda limanda chromosome 8, fLimLim1.1, whole genome shotgun sequence:
CTgagagatccccccccccccccaccggctCCACTTCTGCCTCGGCAGCAGTCCGGGGCTTTGCACGGGCAGCACAGCCCGATAAAAGCCCTGACCCACAAAGAAGTTGGATGGAAACTTGGGAAAGTGACGGATGGAAACAGCTGAAATCAACTTACTGCTGCCGGTTGGAGTTAAGGTGGAGTTCTCATacacatgctgctgctggatgaggTTTAACGAACATGGCAGGTCTCTAATCATTAAAGGAATCGTCTTAGAATCTGGGAGTTTGTGCAGAATCATTCTCTCTTCAAGCAGCCgccagctagcttagcttagcatgaagGAACAAACCAGCACCTGCAAGCTCACTTATTAATACTCTATCTAATAATGTAATATGATTTTGTAGTAGATATTAAACTTAATCTGCTGCTTTACATGAGGTTGTGTTCCAGACTGATGAACCTTTTCAAccagactagggttgcaaaggggcggaaagtttccggtaaatttccggaaactttccatgggaagttaagctctggaattttgggaattttgaaaaataaataaatacgcaaattaaacgctgagcaataaaaacatcattcaaaactctattttaaagatgtatggaacgttgagttccaaccctccactggtcattcttccatcacatgcacagataactcccagcatgcttcactctacagcagggctattgaggcctgctgtagagtgaaggactagtcaggtaagtttccatgatattactgggaaaatatattagcatgctgattgaggattgttcatctgttcatctagactatttccattcatttatccatcaattgtaaaatatgtttacagacgattccaattgtttggctaactatttatatctctggcattgcattagtgtttttttacaaacttttttctcatcttattctacagaacaatgccacgtgcactctctcatgtgtggagacatttcacctcatccaatgtagaaggaaaggctgtgtacatttgcaaatactgtgcaaagaccgatgttaagaatgacacaacgatgcagaagcatatagtcaagtgcccaaagtttcctcagggctcaaatcagactatgacacaacaacatgtttatatttatgtctgtatatgacaaggtaaatacagttagtataaattacacacaacatttccagtttattcccgttaattcccgttaattcccatggaaagtttccaactttgaatattcccagaattttgcaaccctaaaccAGACTCATTCTTTATTCAATCTAGGGTCCAGCTGTTTTTggaaattactttttaaattatgaaactatatatttgtgagttgtttttaaagatgtatgtttTCAGTAGGAACCAGACGGCTCCAGTAGGGAAGTTGCTCTCACGGTGTCCTGGAGCGGCAGCGACACACGAGAAGCTTCGAGCTCAGGAGGATTTCAGAGGCCGGAGCTGTGCAGCTTGTTCTGTAAATGTCAGAGTGTGACCAGAAACATAAAGTTCACCTCCACCTGCTTCCAGGACAGCCACGTGGCCAGTGAGGAGGATTCAGTTCAGACCAGAGTTCAGCTCCTCGGCTCGGATCACAACCCACACCAGGTCTCTGCTCGTGTCTCAAGCCACTTCCAGACAAACAAGTCACGTCGCACGAGGCCGAGAGAATATACATGAAAGAACTGATGGCGTCCCCCTAgaggctgcagtgtgtgttacATCACACAGCTCAGACAATATACAGGTTATTTAAGTATTCTTTGATCCTTAAGGACTTTGCACATTAAAGCTGTGACACAGATTTAtcgtatttgtattttaatctgTAAAAATTGCCTGAGTCGGATGGATTTTATTAATCTATTCGTTCCAAAAAGTTGTGGCAGGAGATAAAAtggaaaagagcagaaaatcAAAACCTGTTCTGAAAACTGACAGAACAGACGTAAGGGTCCGACTACAACTGACACAACATGAGGTTGAATTCATTTTCTTACATCTGAGACAATTTTGGATGAAAAATCCTGACTCGGTTTGAAATTACCTTTAGTTTGAACTCgtttgtcaaaggtcaaaggtcactgtaacCATCAGGAATCATTTTGAGCAGAGACCAGAGCCGGTAGATTTCTGGTCTTGGACCGAGTCGGACATCAGCACCGACAGGAAACCTCCTGCTGGGTGAGTGCGGCCCTCGGTCTGACTTCCTGGGACACACATGGGATTTGTCTCTCATGCAGAACATTAGACGTGGCTTTGGTCCCACACAGTGATGATGTCTTCAGCTCAGGCAGCCCCAagcatagatataaacactagatgtctcgtctgcgttgccggccaaccgAGACGAatgtcaccacatggcggccatcttgcattGGGCATCACGCTCACCCATagcattgtgttggtagtggtaaataaccataacttgctcaattttcaaccgattttgaaacggtctggttttttataaacgtcagagatgtagatatgacactgtgcaCTTATGAagaattatgttattttctaaaaaaaaattataatttatgcagtgtcataactacatctcggacgtttataacaaaccagaccgtttcaaaatcggttgaaaattgagcaagttatggttatttaccactaccaacacaatgttatgggtgagcgagctgcccgatgcaagatggccgccatgtggtgacgtccggctccgtcgaacgagacatctagtctttatatatatctatggcccCTCGGGGACAGAGACCAGGCTGAGCCATGTGGCCGGTTCAGGTTCTACAAGTCAAACAGTCTCACTACATGTGGACGTGAGTATAAACCACCTTATCATTGTTCATCATTCAAACAGAATGGTATGGAACTTTGTGGTTATtgtaaaatacaacaaaactaGGAGCGGccctcctgattggtccattCAATTTAATGCTTGTACATATGTAAGCTTTCATTTTGCAGAATAAAGAATGAAGAAAACGGGTTCACACTGCTACACAATGctacacacactgctacacagGTAAACACCAGCCAACACACTGCTACACAGGTTAAGACATAACaacacactgctacacacactgctacacaggttcacacactgctacacaggttcacacactgctatacacactgacatacagggtcacacactgcaacacacactgctacacacactgctacacatATCAACACACTGCTACAACAAAGTAAAACCActttactgcaacacaacaacacaccacaACTATCCTTCACTCACGTGTTTACTCAGACGCTGGTAAAAGTTCAGCAgatgcattttaaatgttttttttttcattaaacagTTTAGAACCAAAACACATGAATTTCACagaaaaaatgataaataacttCATAACAATATTTAACACTGAGAAAACTACATTGATAAAAGGTTCAAGAATtgttacaataacaataatgttAGGAGAAAAAAGATATTACAATATTAATAACTTCGTACTATCACCAATCTTTAAATCCTTATTGTGGTTataagatataatataatattcctcctcctctggttccaTTTGATTCACATGTTTGTCACATTAAAAACGCGACATTAATTATGATCTCTGATGAATCAACAAGCAGTAGCTGTCAGTAATTTGTGAGTTGATCAGCTGATCGATTCATATTCGCTGATCACGTGTGATGTGGTGAGAGactgagtaaatgtacttgatTACTTTCTGTACTTGATTACTTTCGACCTCAGTCTCctttgaagctgcagctctgtgctaGCTGCTAGCCGCTGAAGCTAACCGCAGGAGACACCTTTCAAACAGACTCGCTTTCACAACGAGCTTCCGGTACCGGAAGTTACCGGATGTTACCGGACCCACGCGGCGGCGGAGCGGGAAAAGCTGCCGGTTCAACTCCCGACTTTACCGGTGACCGTGAAGCTAAAGCTACTGaagctaacacacacagaacacacaaccTACCGGCAACGTGCGCTcccacttcctgttgttgtcCTACGTCACCTGTCGCCCCCCGGGTCCTAAAGCCTGTTCTCAATGTGTAATCCAAGGAAAAAGTAAATTTACAGAAATAAAGTTTACAAGCAAATAGTTATACATTTCCAAGGATACAATTATTGTTGAAcaagaaaaagtcagaaatgtacaaatatacttaattttacaaatatacagtgATCATATTACAATAAATCATAAATGCATGAGTGTAGAGTTGTAATATTACgagcaaaatgtaaaatatacgAGGATGaaatcataatattacaagaaaaagtgattaatttatattaataataataatggtcaTAATATTAAACTATCATAAATAACAGGACGGTCACTTAAAGGGAAAATAATATCTGAGATTTCACAAATAAGGGGTCAGTTACCCAAAAGGCTCATATTTCCATATGTTTCCTCTTTCAGAGTCAAACCATCAATGAATGTAtccagctcagtgttcatgtgtttccagGTCAAGTCATCGTAACAGAACTATAGCAGATCCAAAAGCATATAAACCATATATATAGAACATATTTCCTAAACATGAAATGTGAACATAgctgcacatcttttctgcattttagaataaatgtttcatattGCATCAGCAAACGTATACATAAACACatatctgtgaaaggctcatgtCAGCTGATCTTTGTAGATAAATCGACCTCggatgaagaagtgaagtcaTAAAGTGGCGAGACACAGACGtaatagaaatacagaaatagtcATTAAATTTACATGCATGTATGTAGTAATTATTCATTTcgatatttatttatgattcaTAACTATGACATGCTTTTTGCTTCATAGTTAACAACCAATCAAATGTCAATTTAATTATTGTTATGGTCTGTAGGATCCTGATTAGTGACACAACATGTCAGGTGACTGAAAGCAAAGAGTTCATTATTCATCAGAATGACTCAGTGTCTCTGGAACCGATTATTAGTTATTAACAGAAGAAAAGCTTCGTCAGAACCGGTTCCTGCCTGAGAGAAGACGAGCGGCACAATCAGAGACGAAGGAAAAGAGCCGTTAGAAGCTGGAACTCCAACCAATCCGAGCTTTAGAGGAGGCGTCGCTTTTTTATGATAACACGTCAGGACTCTACTTCAGGGCTTAATTAAAAGTGGAATGTGGAAACCATCATCAGAGCTGCAGCCCGCGGCCGTCACACCCGCGTTTCCAGTTCACCATGTTCGCTGAGGAGAGGTTGTGTAACATTACTCATGAGCACCAGACACAGGAAACAGTTCTGGGTAAAAGCtcaatattaaatatgtaattCTACTGAAGCGTCTGCTACTGTTCAAAGTGGATTTATAAAACACCTGTCGAACAAAGTGGTGCACGAGCTGATGAGATATCAGACATGTTGTTTCACCTTCAAACACGGGTCCCGTGTTTCAAGGTTAAATCCGACTTTCAGCACCTTGAAGGtttttgtggatgtttttcaTGTCCGTGGTCCTTTTACTGTCTCACAGTAGTTTTGAAGCTTTTGAGGATGacgtgtctctttgtggttgtttttgactctgtgtgttttgtgtgtgtgtctttgtggggATTGTGAATCCCTGTGTGTCCGTCCGTAGTTgtcttgtggttgtttgtgtgtcttctaGTGGAGTTTGCAGGTAAAGCTGAGGGCCCCATTTGTCCACGTGGCTCTGAACAATTCATATATTTGATCACAAGAGGACAAATATGAGTTGATGTGTCTGAGACTAAAAGAACGAGATAAGTGTGGGACGACTCGTCCTCCAGTCATGAGCAGAATATTCATTAAATTGTCTGTGAGGTTCAATGGACTCTGCAGCTTCGGGACATTTCgtccttttctcttttattccacgtgtctcttgtctctgcttcacagctgcagtgtgtgtttgttccatcCATGTTAGTGAGGTCCACTGTGAGACGGGGGCAGTGAGGACATGTCGGCTGGTCTATCTTTGGGGGATGCTGTGGAATGTATTATGTCAGTGagggtcctcacaaagacagaagtaccgatgtgtgtgtgtccacatcatcaacacaacagagcgagagacggacagagagagagagagagagcagaagaaTAAGAGCTCTCCTGGCTGACACTGACCCATGTGGGCGACTCTGCCCACATAATGACATCTTTGAGGTTCTTCAGCTCCGAACAACAGAAGCACTGGTGCTGAGCACAGCGTTGCTATGCAACAGTTCGTCGCCAGCAGCATCCAGGTTGGACCTGAGAGGAGAGCGGCAggcggagcggaggaggagcgAGTCTGAACATGTTGTTTTGAAAAGCTGGAGATCCTGCAGCGTCCTGGTGGGAGTGCTGCCAGTGAATCAGATTATTTGAAAGCTTAATGGAAGTGGGTCACAGCGAAGTTCAGGAGAAACCAAAAGAAGATCAGGAAACTACAGAGCAGCTGATTCAGACCGACCCGACTGACACGGATCTGAAGTGTGGGACGGACCTGACCATGAGTGTGTCTTCATTCAGCAGCGGACACACATCACACCGTGGTCCCTTCTCCTCCGCAACAAAAGACACAATCACAGTTTTACACTTTGGTTCAGAAGAATAACGTTTTCATTTTTCTAGTAGAAAAAACAGAAGTTCACGTGAACTGGAACTGGTCAAATCttcttcactgtttttttttcatattatcaGGAGATAAAACAACTTTTGTTCACATTCATGTTTTCGTGGCTTTGGTCCATAgactgaataaagatggacgaccagCAAAGAACGTGAAATACAAGAGAATTATGAAATAACAAAGactaacaaaaatatataaataataaatagttcAATTCTATGGTTTATGAAGACATCACAGCTGAGTGTTGCGTCACATTTTCAGGACTTTTAACAGACATTCTTTCCATATGCATGATGAGAAATATCAGATCCATTGTTTTTAGAGTTTTTTCCAGATTTCTCTATTTTATTGAAACAGATGAAACCTGATGTGGCTCATGTGGGAGTTTTGGACCATTTCAGGAATCCACATCAGGAGTTAGCGGCTGCTTCTCTCCAGGGTTCAATTAGAGCTGCTGAGCTCCGTGTGAATAATGcagcacctgaacacacctgaacaggctgctggaggaggaggaggaggaggaggaggaggaggaggaggaggaggaggaggaggaggaggaggaggaggaggaggaggaggaggaagagatgagaggagggaggaggaggaggaggaggaggaggaggaggaggaggaggaggaggaggaggaggaggaggaggaggaggaggaggaagaggtggaggagatgagaggagaggaggaggaggaggaggaggaggaggaggaggaggaggaggaggaggaggaggaggaggaggaggaggaggagaaataacTTCAGTGGATTTAAAGGTTCATGTCGTTTTATgatcattatattattattattattattattattattattattattattattattattattattattattattattattattattattattattatatctatctatccctctatcTTATTATTAGTTGACAGTTTTgatcctatcattttattacatatgttttatttatcattgcggttaaataaaaaaagctgtCTGACATTTGAGTGAAACAACTGAGCCTGAGCTGACtgcgccacctagtggtctTTTTGTTGAAGTAATGATGTTTGTTCCACAGACCCTGAACGCACCACGGCGGGAGTTGCATTTTACGAAGAGATGGTGAAAGCAGCACAAACATTTCCTCGGCCTCTGATTGGCCCGTTGGTCGTTGTTTTGATCAGGTGACACAAAGATGGCTGCCAGCGACGGGAGGGAAGCTGGTGAGTTGAAGGATTCAGTGAATTTAATCAAGAAGTTTTATGATCACAGCGaatttttatttcttaataaaACCTCTGCGTCATTTTGAACCGTCGCTCCGCCGGAAAACAGCCGAAAAGCTCGGGAACAGACTCAGGTCTTCACCGGCTAGCACCTagctgctaactgctaactAGCTTAGCAGCTAGGTGCTAACTAGCTTAGCAGTTAGCAGCTGACATGTGTTTGACAGTTTAACAGGTTTTAAAAGATGAACTCTGATTAACAGAGAACTACCAGCTGCTCTCTTAGGAAGTGAAACCATCACTGAACGAGTCCCAGTTTAACACGAGTCACTCCCATGAAACCAGTCGAGTAttttaaagttaatgttgaggaAATTCAGTGTTTAATACTAATGATGCTTTATTGTCACGTTACAGTTACAAGAACAACACGTGCACACTCTGGAAGAAACATGCTTAATATCAGTTTGTGAATATAAGACATTAAACCAGTAGTTTGATTCTGTTATTATGATTCTATTATGTTGTTTCAGTTCTTAGAGGAGACAGAGGTTTGACAGAAAAAGGAATTGAGGatttaaaagaataataaacCTGACTCAGCTGTTTATGGATGAACATCCTGGAGTGAATAAATTAACTTGGGAACAAAGTTAATTtattctgctcctcctcctcctcctcctcctcctcctcctcctcctcctcctcctcctcctcctcctcctcctccctcaggtcAGGACAGTATCCTGGAGCCTCTGTGTTTCCCGGAGACAGACCCCCTGGACGCCCGGCAGCTTCTCCCCTTGGAGCCGCTGCCTTGTCTCTTCTGCTCCGAGACCGCCCCCCCGCCGCAGAAGGACCTGCTGCTCaaacacctgctgctgcagcacaagCTCGTCATCGCCGACGTCAAACTCATCGCCGACCTCCCGGGGTCAGACTCTCACGCTGCTTCAAACTGGATCCGTGTCCGTCAACATTAAAACTGTTATTTGCACATTTTAGCAACAACCTAactgctgtaaacaaacaggaagGGACTGAAATTCAATGTAATCAGCtttaaaagggaaatacaaGTAGTTTTCAACCTGGGTgttatgtttaaaaatgtgggtgtgaatgaaatgaatgtaATCTTATGGGGCAACAGTCCATGAAATGTATTAATCAGCAATAAAAGACTCAACTTGTTATTGTGGGTCTTTGCTGAGAGTCTGGTGACATCACACATTATTCACGGAGACGTCTCACTCATGAGTCTCTAAGACTTTGGTTGTTTTATGGAGACAAAGGTGGAAACGTGAACCCAGTGCGGTTCCTCTCTCTCGGTGGAGACGGCTTCACGCTGCTGACTCGGCTCTTCTCCTCCGGCAGGTACCTGTTCTACTGGAAAGGCCGATTCCTGGAGCAGCCGACCACAGACTTCTGCAGCGTCATCAAAACAAACTCCACCGGTCCAGTCGGTGAGTTCTCCATTTacacacacggggggggggggttcctgtcCACCGGTGCACAGAGGGTCGACGGGTCTGACCTCAGATCCATGACTTCACTCTGATCCTCACATTTACCATCTTCAGATAAACACTATGTTTTTGATTTGGATGCAACATTAGCTTGAACTTCTTCACTTAAATCCTTCATGTTCACAGAGACTGATACACACCAGATCAATTTGGAATTTAATTGAAACGTTGTCTTCAAACGACTCTGAAAACAATTTGTTCCTTCAGAGAAACAAGAGAACTACTTCCTGCTGTGTGACGTTCTTCCAGAAGACCGACTCCTCCGAGAGAGGCTCCAACAGAGAAGACTGGTGAGTCCCACAGGTCCGATTTCTGTGGATAAACACACCTGTACTCGGTGTTTGGTTTGgaggacttcttcttcttcttcttcttcttcttcttcttcttcttcttcttcttcttcttcttcttctgtggtgtttGCTCAGTGTGGTTTCTCTTggcaggaggaggtgctggagcagcagcagcaggagagagacgaCGGCAGCTTCCAGCGTCTCTGCATGTTCTGCAGCGACGAGTTCTCTGGAAACAGGTTCTTCACATGATGCTTTAAATCAACACACCTGGAATATGAACCAGAAATACAAATCTAACATGAAATATGTTGGTTACATTTCAGGATTTACTCTGAAAAGCAGGGAAAAGAAATCCAGAATCTTATTTTTCCATCGGAGCAGAACCGATGTCCATGAATATGTTAAAATAATCAAGTAAtagatatttaaaatgaatttactGTCAGTTTATAACCAAACCCCATCATCTCCAGGTCATCTCTGCTGAACCACATGGCCCGAGAACATTCCTTCAGCATCGGACTCCCGGACAACATCGTGTTCTGCAACGAGTTcctggacaagctgcagagcaaACTGGACAAGTGAGAATCAGACTCGTTCAAATGGGTTTGATTATTGATTCATCATTGATCTGTTAAATATCAGAAACTGATTAATCAGAGCTGATGCTTTGCACATGTCAGTTCATTGTGTTAAGTATAGAACATGTTTAATCAAGTGTtgtgttaatgttgtgttttctttcctctgctcaGTCTGCAGTGTTTGTACTGTGAGAAGACGTTCAGAGATAAAACCACATTGAAAGATCACATGAGGAAGAAAGCTCATCGTCGCATCAACGCCAGCAACAGCGAGTACGACCGCTTCTACATCATCAACTACCTGGTGAATCAGTCTGAGGCAGTTTGTCGTTTCTTTGTGTCGCTTCAATCAGACACAACTTCAATCCTCACAgagctacacacacattcttacttGATCAGTGTCAGTTATTAGCTGTTGATCAACGAATCAAGTGATTGTTTCAGCACCAGATATCTAACGTGAATGTTCCCTCTGGTGTCAGGAGCTGGGGAAGACgtgggaggaggtgcagagcgAGGACGACCGCGAGCTGGTCGACAACGACGACGACGAGTGAGTATCGCCAGCAGGACGCAGAGTTAGAACACGTAGAAaagagagacgaggaggagtGCGACACACTGAAACCTGTGTCTGTGTCGTCCTCAGT
This window encodes:
- the znf277 gene encoding zinc finger protein 277, translating into MAASDGREAGQDSILEPLCFPETDPLDARQLLPLEPLPCLFCSETAPPPQKDLLLKHLLLQHKLVIADVKLIADLPGYLFYWKGRFLEQPTTDFCSVIKTNSTGPVEKQENYFLLCDVLPEDRLLRERLQQRRLEEVLEQQQQERDDGSFQRLCMFCSDEFSGNRSSLLNHMAREHSFSIGLPDNIVFCNEFLDKLQSKLDNLQCLYCEKTFRDKTTLKDHMRKKAHRRINASNSEYDRFYIINYLELGKTWEEVQSEDDRELVDNDDDDDWSDWQAHPPSAVCLFCDYQSETMEQIYTHMKDVHDFDLQKLRTELNLRFYQQVKLVNFIRRQIHQSRCYGCEGKFLSRADVLRHIAAAGHVMTLPDVSTWDQPQYYFPTYENDALLCTLSDSDDAESDETNPGEDVPVIAEDVSDLRALRQTSVLNQLLKKRS